CAAGCGAGGGGGTGGTTCGGATGATCTCTCATTTCCTCAAGGAGAGCCTGAATCATTCCATATGGTCCAGGATTGGTTATCTGATGGTTCGACCGGCATTGAACCGGTTCAAGCAGAGGATCGATCCACGCAAATACAATGGGGCGATGCTTTTGGGGTTGAACGGGGTGGTGGTCAAAAGCCATGGGTCGGCGGATGGTTACGCCTTTTCCCAGGCGATCCGGGTGGCGCGCGATTTGACCCTCAACCAGGTCAACCAGACCATCAAGACGCATGTCGCCCGACACAACAATGGAAAGGGGACGGAATGAACGCACCGCGGGCCAGGATCATTGGCACAGGTTCCTACCTGCCGGAAAAACGGATGACCAATGAAGAATTGGCGAAGATGGTGGATACCACCAGTGAATGGATTTCCAGCCGGACTGGGATCCTGGAACGCCATATCGCCGCCGAAGGGGAGAAGACCTCGGACCTGGCGGCGCATGCCGGAAGGCGGGCCATCGAGGCGGCGGGATGTCGTCCGGAGGATATTGATCTGATTGTTTGTGCCACATCGACACCCGACCTGGTCTTTCCCGCCACGGCAGCGATCGTTCAGCGCAAGTTGGGGGCACAGAACGCGAAAGCGCCCGCCTTCGACATTCAGGCGGTATGCACCGGTTTTGTCTATGCCTTGAGCATTGCCGATCAATTTGTCCGGTCGGGGATGTCGAAGAAGGTCCTGGTGATCGGGGCGGAAACTTTTACCCGGATCCTGGATTGGGAAGACCGGACGACCTGCATTCTTTTCGGAGATGGCGCGGGGGCCGTGGTCCTGGAGGCCGTGGAAGCGGTCGAAGGCCAGGAGAATTCGCGGGGAATTCTTTCGACCCACATGCATGCCGACGGCAGTCATGTGGAACTGTTGCATGTGACGGGCGGGGTTTCAAGCGGAAGACCGCAGGGGTTTGATGTGCGTCATGAGGCCCTGGGATTCGTTGACATGCAGGGCAACGAAGTGTTCAAGCAGGCTGTCAAGGCAATGGGTGCCGTCGCCGAGGAAGCGTTGGTTGCCAATGGTTTGACCACCAGCGACATTGACTGGTTCATTCCGCATCAGGCCAACAAAAGGATTCTTCAGGCGACCGCCAAACGGGTGGGGATTCCCGAGGAAAAGGTGGTCATGACGGTCCATCATCACGGCAATACCTCGGCGGCGAGTGTCCCTCTGGCCCTGGACGAGGCGGTGCGGGATGGTCGGATCCAACCCGGTCATCTGGTATTGCTCGATGCCTTCGGCGGCGGATTCACCTGGGCCTCGGCGTTGATTCGCTGGTAACGTGGTCACCGGGAACAATGAAGCAGGAACTCCTGATTTCCTTTGGATCCGGTGATCGGGGAGGGGATGACGTCGCTGACCTTGAGGCCGCAGGCCAGACAGTGCGTTCGTACTGTGGCTATGGCCTGATCATGGGCCATGGCCTCGCGAACGATCCCGCCCGTCGGGATCTGCTGGGGTGGCAGTTCAAACTGTGGTTTGATCAGGAGAACCCCTTCTCCGGGAGTTTTGAGTACCGTCATGAGCGGTGGCAGGACTCGTGTGAGGGCGATGAAGGCGACATCGACCACAATCAAATCGACCCCTCCGGGGAGGTCCTCGGATTTCAGATCCCGGACGTTGAATCGGTCCATGACCCGTATTCTTGGATCGGAGGCAAGTTTCCAATCCAGTTGACCATAACCGACATCCATGGCGATGACCTCTCTGGCGCCGTGATGAAGCAATACCTGGGTGAATCCTCCGGTTGACGCGCCGACATCCAGACAGGTTCGGGCGGTCACTTCAAGACCCCAGGTATCGATGGCATGGGCCAGTTTGATGCCGCCGCGGGAAACCCATGGCAATTGCTTTCCTTTCTGGCGCAGACGGGCCTGGGGACGAATCAGGGTGCCTGGTTTGGTGACCGGCGTGTCATCGACGAGAACGGTTCCCGTCATGATCAGGCGACGGGCCAGATCCAGGGTGTCGGCCAGGCCTTCGACCCAGACGCGATGATCCAGACGTTCATTTTTTCCGCTTGACACGATTCGTTTCCGTGACGTTGGTGTTCATCATCATGAAAATTGCCCTGGTCCACAATGCTTATGGTCGTCCCAGTGGCGAGGAGACGGTCGTCGCCTTTCAGAAGGCGCTTCTGCTCGAAGGGGGACATGAGGTCGTCACCTTTT
This portion of the Magnetococcales bacterium genome encodes:
- a CDS encoding TlyA family RNA methyltransferase; this encodes MSSGKNERLDHRVWVEGLADTLDLARRLIMTGTVLVDDTPVTKPGTLIRPQARLRQKGKQLPWVSRGGIKLAHAIDTWGLEVTARTCLDVGASTGGFTQVLLHHGAREVIAMDVGYGQLDWKLASDPRIRVMDRFNVRDLKSEDLPGGVDLIVVDVAFIALTRVLPPLMTVLKTPGEGVLLIKPQFELPPQQIPTGGIVREAMAHDQAIATVRTHCLACGLKVSDVIPSPITGSKGNQEFLLHCSR
- a CDS encoding ketoacyl-ACP synthase III — its product is MNAPRARIIGTGSYLPEKRMTNEELAKMVDTTSEWISSRTGILERHIAAEGEKTSDLAAHAGRRAIEAAGCRPEDIDLIVCATSTPDLVFPATAAIVQRKLGAQNAKAPAFDIQAVCTGFVYALSIADQFVRSGMSKKVLVIGAETFTRILDWEDRTTCILFGDGAGAVVLEAVEAVEGQENSRGILSTHMHADGSHVELLHVTGGVSSGRPQGFDVRHEALGFVDMQGNEVFKQAVKAMGAVAEEALVANGLTTSDIDWFIPHQANKRILQATAKRVGIPEEKVVMTVHHHGNTSAASVPLALDEAVRDGRIQPGHLVLLDAFGGGFTWASALIRW